In Arachis hypogaea cultivar Tifrunner chromosome 17, arahy.Tifrunner.gnm2.J5K5, whole genome shotgun sequence, a single window of DNA contains:
- the LOC112765928 gene encoding uncharacterized protein isoform X1, with product MDLMELWAIFGPGVAGAVFGAGWWIWLDAVVCSSTTVPFLHYLPGIFASLAALMFNCVRKEDIDYSPYDEGEWRLKLWLFVAYVVSFVSLAGAAGLLIQDSIDQSSPSVWTGVAGVLQCVFVLISGLVYWTSHPE from the exons ATGGACTTAATGGAGTTATGGGCAATCTTTGGCCCCGGCGTCGCCGGCGCTGTCTTCGGCGCCGGCTGGTGGATCTGGCTCGACGCCGTCGTCTGCAGCTCCACCACCGTCCCCTTCCTTCACTACCTTCCTG GAATTTTTGCATCTCTTGCGGCTCTGAtgttcaattgcgttagaaaagAAGACATTGATTATTCTCCCTACGATGAGGGCGAGTGGAG ACTAAAGCTATGGCTCTTCGTCGCATATGTTGTCTCCTTTGTTTCTTTAGCTGGAGCAGCCGGTCTACTAATCCAAGATTCAATAGATCAATCTTCCCCTTCAGTTTGGACAGGAGTTGCTGGTGTTTTGCAGTGTGTTTTTGTCTTGATCAG TGGACTGGTTTATTGGACTTCTCATCCTGAATAA
- the LOC112765928 gene encoding uncharacterized protein isoform X2 has product MDLMELWAIFGPGVAGAVFGAGWWIWLDAVVCSSTTVPFLHYLPGIFASLAALMFNCVRKEDIDYSPYDEGEWSWSSRSTNPRFNRSIFPFSLDRSCWCFAVCFCLDQWTGLLDFSS; this is encoded by the exons ATGGACTTAATGGAGTTATGGGCAATCTTTGGCCCCGGCGTCGCCGGCGCTGTCTTCGGCGCCGGCTGGTGGATCTGGCTCGACGCCGTCGTCTGCAGCTCCACCACCGTCCCCTTCCTTCACTACCTTCCTG GAATTTTTGCATCTCTTGCGGCTCTGAtgttcaattgcgttagaaaagAAGACATTGATTATTCTCCCTACGATGAGGGCGAGTGGAG CTGGAGCAGCCGGTCTACTAATCCAAGATTCAATAGATCAATCTTCCCCTTCAGTTTGGACAGGAGTTGCTGGTGTTTTGCAGTGTGTTTTTGTCTTGATCAG TGGACTGGTTTATTGGACTTCTCATCCTGA